TTCACTGCCGGCCCGGCCATGACGCTCAAACAGTTTGAGTGTGCGCTGCGAGTGGGCATGGAGGAAGCGGATCGCGTGATCGACGGCGGGGCGGATTGCCTTATTCTCGGAGAAATGGGCATCGGTAATACGAGCTCGGCAAGTGCGCTTGTTGCATGGCTGCTGGATGTGCCTGTTACGGACGTGATCGGGCGAGGAACGGGCATTGACGACGAAACTCGGGCGCGCAAGCGGGACACCGTATCGGGTGTCGTCCAATCATGGCGTGAGCGACCCGACCATGATGATCTGTTCGCAGGCTTCGCTTACATGGGCGGCTTCGAGCTGGTTGCGATGGCAGGCGCCATGTTTGCGGCTGCAGCCCGCCGGGTGCCAACGGTGCTTGACGGATTGCTCACGGGTGTGGCTGCGTTGTGGGCGGATCGAGTTGATCCGAGTATTCGACCGTACTTAATTGCAGGCCACGTGTCGCCGGAACCGGCTCATCGGCTGGTCCTCGACGCGTTGCAAAAGACTCCTTTACTGGACCTTTCCTTGCGTGTCGGCGAAGGGGTTGGTGCGCTCTATGCATGGCCTATCATCCAGGGGGCGCTGCGTGTGATGGCCGAGACGGCTACGTTTGCTGATGCACGCGTGAGCAACCCGCATGCGCGGTCACACGAAAACGGTCGCGAAGCACCACCATCGTCGGAACAGGATGACAGGCCCACCCCAGAAGAAATTGCGCCTGTGCCCCGGGATTTTACGGAGGAAGAAACGCGGGCTGTCTACAAGGCCATTCTCGCCCGCCGGGACATTCGCGTATTTTTGCCGGACAAACTGCCGGAGGAGGTTGTAACCCGCATTCTGCAAGCAGGTCACCATGGACCGTCTGTAGGATATATGCAGCCGTGGAATTTCATTGTTATCGAGGACAAGCAGGTCTTGCGGCGTTTACAGGCGGCCGTTGAGAAGGAGCGCGTCCGCGCTGGTGAGCCGTACCCGGATGAAAAGCGAGACTACTATTTGCGCTTGAAGGTGGAAGGACTCGTAGAAGCACCCATGACCATCTGCGTAACGAACGATGGGACAAGAGGTGGACCACATGTGCTCGGACGAAATACGATTCCCGAAACAGATTTGATGTCGACATCCTGCGCGATTCAGAACATGTGGCTCGCTGCGCGTGCGGAAGGGATCGGGATGGGCTGGGTCAGCATCTACCAGAAGGAGGACGTCCGGGAGATTTTGCAGATTCCACCGCATGTCGACCCGGTCGCACTCCTCACGCTCGGCTACACGCCGCACTTTCCCGACATCCCACTTTTGGAGCGGGTTGGCTGGGGAGCGCGCCTGGATTTGCAGAAACTCATTTATCAAGATTTGTGGGGAAACCAAAGGGAGGCGTCACAATGAGGATCTATACACGCGGGGGAGATCAAGGAAAGACAACGCTCATCGGAGGCGAACGCCGTTTAAAGAGTGATCTACGTGTGGAAGCCTACGGGACGGTCGACGAAGCGGGGGCGTTTCTGGGCTTTGCCGCGAGTCAGTTGCCTGCTGGGGCGGACAGAGATATTCAAGATGTCATCGCCGAGATTGCACAAACCCTTTGGGATGTCGGTGCAGATTTGGCTGCACCCGAATCGGCTAACTTTGAATATCGTACTGCAGATGAGTCCGTGACTGCCCTTGAACCGCTCATCGACAGGTATCAAGCGGAAGCAGACAAATTGGACAAATTTGTCTTGCGGCAGGGACACCCGGCTGCAGCTGCTCTGCACGTTGCCTGTACCGTTGTTCGGCGTGCCGAGCGAAATGTTGTGCGTTTGCGTGAAGTGGAACCTGTTCACGAACCGGCGCTACGCTACTTAAACCGTTTGTCAGATCTGCTGTTCGTGCTGGCGCGTAGCGTTAATGTCCGATATCAGAGGGCCGAGATCGACTACGAGAATAGCCCGAGCGTATTTCGTGGTTAGATTCGCCGTTGACAAGTTGTCCCAAGCAGACTAGCATGAGCTTGAATTGAATGTGTCTTTCAGGTGCTCTGCGTCACGTAGAGAGAATAGGGAAACCGGTGTAAATCCGGTGCGGTCCCGCCACTGTAAACAGCGTATTGGTCGCTGTCCACTGCAGCCCCCAGGGTTGTGGGAAGGACACGGCGAGAAGGAGAAGCTGTGAGCCAGGAGACCTGCCTGAAGAGCAACGAGCCAACCTTCGAGGAGAGGTTTGTTTGGAATGGTTGGGGAAACCTCGTTTCTCGGCCACGACGGACAACTCGCCCCCTCAGGGCGAGATTTTCTTTTTCTCGACGGGACGCTCCCATATTTCATCGGCCGGGGACTTTGGATAACAGTCCGAATCCGCTCCGGTCGGTATAACTGTGACGCAGTGAATATGTGAAGTCACAGTAAGGAGGGTTCCAGTGTAATGAAACGTTCATCCCAATTCGCAACAGTCCTTGCATGTGCCCTAGCGTTGTCGGTTCTGGTCACCGCGTGCGGTTCACCCAGCAGTCAAAACTCCGCGGGGAACGAAACAAACACGACAGGTCAAGCTGCTAAGGCCACGTTTCCTGTCACGTTAACAGATGACGCGGGCAAACAGGTGACGGTCAAATCGATGCCCCAACATATCGCGTCTGGTACGGAGGGAACGGATGAAATTTTAGTGTCGCTTATTCCGACTTCCAAAATTTCACTCGTCACGAACCTATCCAGTGATCCGACATACTCCAATGTCGTGAATCAGGTGAAAGGTATTCCTCAAATGTCTAACGCTGACGCAGAGAAAATCCTTTCTGTCCACCCCGATCTTGTTCTTCTAGCATCATACGTGAAACCAGGCATTGTCGATCAAATCCGCAACTCTGGCGTCCCCGTATACGAGTTTAACGACTTTACGTCCGTAGACAGTATCGAAAAAAACATCAAAGTCGTTGGGCAGCTCGTAGGTGCCACAGATAAAGCAAATGCGTTAGTCAACAACATCAATAGCAATATTAAGCAGATTCAGTCCGCCGTTTCGGGAGACGGATCACCGAGTGTTTTGGACTATAGCTCATACGGATTCGCAGGTGGCAAGAATACAACGGTAAATGACATCATTCAAGATGCAGGGGGAACCAACGCCGCGGCAAATTTGGACGGCTGGCAGAAAATTTCCGACGAGGAAATCGTGAAGATGAATCCGGACGTCATCATTGATTCAGAGGCGGATAAAGCGTTTCTCACGAAACTCGCCCAGCGTCCTGATTTGCAGTCGGTCACGGCCATTCGCAAGCACCAAATGTACGCGATACCGGATGCAGACCTGTCGAGCGTTTCTCAGTACATTGTTAAAGGAATGGTCGATCTTGCCAAAGACATTCATCCGAAATCGAGCATCCCAAACCTTCAGGTTATGCAATGAATAGGGCAAAGGCGAAGTGGACGTTTGTTGTTCTTGTCGCCTTGCTCCTCCTTGGCATGATTCTGGAAATTAGCGTTGGTCCCATGGGGATTCCTGTTTCGCAGATCATTCCGGATACGGTGGCCTACCTGAACGGACAGCACAGCTCAAATGCTATCGTGGTGGGCGCAATTCGTCTGCCGCGGTGCCTCTTGGCTGTCTTTGTCGGCGCCGGCCTTGCCATGGCGGGGGCGGTTTTGCAGGCTGTCTTCAAGAACCCGATGTCCGACCCGGGCGTCATTGGGGTCTCGAGTGGAAGCGCGCTCGGGGCAATCCTGGTGATCCATGTGGGGGTGGCTGCCTCCACTTTGTGGGCGACGCCACTTTCGGCGTTTATCTTTGGGGTCGTCGTCGTCCTGCTCATTTATCGACTCTCGACCGTGAAGGGGCGAACCAACCTGTACGCACTTCTTCTGTCGGGTGTGGCCGTCGGTTCGTTTTGTAGTGCCATCATCACCGCAATCTTGTCACTATCGCCACTTCAGACCATGCAGCAGATGCTCTTTTGGCTCATGGGGGGGCTTGATGGTGGCAACTGGAATCAAGTCTTGGTGCTCGTTGGACTCATTGTCGTTTCACTCGTTGTGTTTCTCGCCATGGCGTGGTCGCTCGACATTATGCTTACGGGTGAAGAGCATGCAGAAGGCGTCGGCGTTCCGGTGCAACGGATCAAACAGCTGACCCTCGCGATATGCGCTCTGATTGTGGCTGTGTGTGTCAGTACGACGGGCGTGATCGCGTTCGTGGGGCTTATTGTCCCGCACGTGCTGCGTCACTTCGTGGGATCGCGGCATCGCTTGTTAATACCCGCTGCAGCCCTCGGTGGTGCCAGCTTGCTGACTCTATCCGATCTCGTCGCACACATGCTCTTCTCACCAATTGAACTCAACGTCGGCATTGTCACATCATGTCTCGGTGCACCTTTCTTTCTCTACCTATTATTTCAGCGTCAACGGGCTTGGCAAAGGAGTTGATGGACGTGGCCATGCTTTCTCTCAAGTCAATCACTCAATCACCTATTTTGTCCGCCATTTCAGCCGACTTTGAACCTGGCCGTATGGTCGGCATCATCGGTCCGAATGGTGCTGGCAAGTCGACTTTACTTCGTACGATTGCTGGGTTACTCATGCCGACCGCGGGGGAAGTCTGGGTGGATGGGCAACTGATCACCCGAATGGCTCCTAAGAAACGGGCCCGGTATGTGGCCTACCTGCCTCAGTCACTCGCGCAGGATGTACCTTATAGCGTCCGAGAATTCGTCGAGATGGGCCGATTCAGCCACCGATCCGCCTGGTCCCCAACCGACGCCCATGATGCTTCAGCGATAACTCTGGCCCTCCGTCAAATGGGACTTGAGTCGCTCAGCGATGCCCCACTCTCGCAGGTGTCGGGCGGTGAACAGCAGCGAACGGGCATCGCTCGCTGCCTCGCCCAAGAGAGTCCTGTGCTCCTGCTCGATGAGCCCATCTCCAATCTTGACGTGTTCTATCAATTGGACATCATGTCGAAGCTGGCGAGCCTTGCGAGGAAGGGCCACCTTATCTTGGTCGCCATTCACCACTTAGAGTTCGCGCTTCGATTTTGCAATGAGCTGTTGGTGATGTGTCAGGGTGAGGTCTATGCCCAGGGGAGTGTCAAGAGTACGTTCACCCCACAGTTGATTCGCGACGTGTTCTGTGTCGACGCCACCATGTATTCCGATCCAATTCAGCACCACCCGCGACTCAGCATGACGCTGTGCCCCGAAAAGCAGGAAGAAATTTTGCCAGCGACGGTGACCGTACGATGACCGTTTATTTTGTCACTGGAGGCGCACGAAGCGGAAAGAGTCATTTCGCAGAACGGTTGGCCGCATCAAAAGGGACGGCGCAACGAATTTGTTTTGTCGCGACGGGTGTGGCCATGGACGACGAAATGGCCGCGCGCATCGAACGGCACCGAACTACCCGCGACTCTCGCTGGGCAACGGTTGAAACGCCTCATGACGTGGCCGGCGTGGTCCGCCAGGGTCTCTACGACGTATATCTGATCGACTGCCTGTCACTACTCCTCAACAATTGGATGTATGATTTACACTGTACGGAGGAGATGTACCGCGAGCGGGTCTCGGAACTCATCAATGTACTCGACGCGTCTTCGGCAGAGTGCATCGTAGTGTCGAACGAGATCGGGCTTGGGCTCATCCCCGCTGACGCGGAAAGCCGACGATATCGCGATTGGCTTGGCTGGTTCAACCAAGCCATGGCACGCATCGCGGAACGGGTGTACTTTGTTGCATCAGGCATCGCGGTGGATTTGAAGGCGATTCCCGGCGCGGTGCGAGTGGACGAGTTGTAGGAACGCCATACGTCCATACGGATGCTGATAAACATGATCAAAGGCAAAAAGGATGTGAGGACTCCCATGCGCGGAATTTGGCGCGCTTTTGTGCTTTCATGGCAATTTTTCACCATCATCCCCGCGCCGCATATCGCATCACCGAGTGAGCGGGAAATGCGCAGAAGCGCATATTTCTTGCCCGTCATAGGCTTGATTCTTGGCGGTATTCTCGTCGGCTCGCGAGATTTGTTCAGTTATGTGGTTCCCGTGGGGGCGGCTACTTTTCTCGCCATTACGCTTTACATATTGTGCACGGGCGCACTGCACATCGACGGGTTAATGGATACGGCGGACGCCATAGGGAGTCGCAAACCTCGCGATGAGGCGCTCAGTATCATGAAAGACAGTCGCGTTGGCGCAATGGGTGCCATTGCGGCCGTTTTGCTGGTGGCAGGTAAGTGGATCGCCATCGCCAGTCTTGGAAGTTCAACATACCCGCTCATTTTCGTCCCGATGTTCAGCCGGTTGGCTATGTTGTGGTCAATGATGCTCGTCCCGGCAGCGAAACCCTCAGGGCTTGGCGCCATGTTTGCTTTGCGCGTTAGGCCCTTATATGTCGTAGCAGTTTCAGCGTTTTGTCTCGCTTTGACCCTTCTCTTTGTTCCGTTTTTTTCCGTCATTGTGCTATTCGTCGTTTTTTTTGCCCCAGTATTTGCTTTCTCTTACGCGATGGCTCATCGATTCGGAGGTATGACAGGCGATACGTATGGTGCTTTGGCGGAACTGACAGAGTGGGTATTGTATTTTGTCGCGTTGGGGCTTATGACACACCCAGTCTTTCCGTAAGTGTGATGTCTCGTTCCAGCGAACAATCCTCCACTTGCCGACGCGAGCCCCTACGCCACCTTCGATATCGGCGTTCGCGGCTATCCCGCCACGAAAAGCCGTGCCCCCGTCCACATGAACGACTGAAAAACTCGCGTGTTTCGGTTGATAGGTGCGAAACGTTCCTAGCGATGCGCCGGCCAACCTGGTCCGCCAGAGTCCCAGCATAGCACCATGTGAGACTACACAAACCGTTTCATCCACCGCTTGTTTGATAAGCTCAGACAAGGCTTCGTCCATTCTCTGTAATGCGTCCGACCACCGTTCTCCGGCGGGAAATGAGAAATCCTTCGTGTTCGGGTCAAAGGCCCTATCGAATTCGTCGCGGTACAAATCGTATGCTTCGAAGGAAGACATGCCGTCGACGACGCCCAGATGAAGTTCTGCCAAACGCGGTTCGAGAACGATGGGACAATTCGTCCGAAAACGACTGATTTCCGTAGCCGTCTGCAGGGCTCGTTTGAGGGGGCTGCTGACGATGCGTGTGAACGGGATGCCAAGCAGTGCGTCGGCGACTTGGCGTGCGCGGTGAAGACCAGGATCGTGCAGGGGTGGATCTGTATGGCCTATCATCACGTGCGTTTCGTTTTCCAATGTTGGCGCGTGCCGAACGAAGATGATGGTTGACGTCATGAATTTAGTCACGTCCAGTTCTGGTGTACTCTTGGAGAACATGGGCAAGGTTGTGGATGGTCAGTGAATGAAGCCAGAGCCGTCCTGGGCCTGTAAGGCGGACAAGATACAGACCGTCTCCTCCGAAGAGCATGTTTTGGACGCCCGCCATCCGCTGGACCTTGTAGTCCATGGTCGCAGAGAACGCTGCGATATGTCCTGGGTGAACGAGCAAGCTTTCCCCGCGCTCCAAGTCATGATGAATGACTTCTCCGTCGATGGAGATGAACCCTGTCCCATCTCCGTCAAGGTATGTAAAGACGAGTCCGTTTCCCCCGAGTAGACGACCTACGTTTAATGTAGCCTCCACACCAAATTCGACGGACTCCTGTGCGCAGAGAAACGCGTGGCGCTGGGTGATGATTCGTCCATAATTGTGAAGTGGGAGAGCCAAGATGTGGCCGGGCATTCTCGTCGTAAACTGCACGGTCTCCGTGTCGTGTGTGGCCCGAAAATAGTTCAGCATGATGCTGTTTCCACTAAATGCACGACGTAACATGCCGCCTAGTCCACCAGGCGCGTGCGTTTCCATGTTTGTGCCTGGCGTCATGCTGATGAGACACCCTGTCTCTGAAAACACACATTCTCCCGGCGCGATGATGACTTCCAGTGTCTGCATCGTGGATCCGTGAATCCGGTATTCCATATCGGACACTCCCGTTTTCATAATTGGTACAGTTTGTCACTTTCAATTATACTAAAAATTAGTACGTATAGGTTGGAGTGTGGATGATATGTTTTTACTCACGGATAGGGATGACGTGTGGCTCAAGCTTATCGATCCGTCCGATGCCCAAGCGATTTTCTCCTGCATTGACCGATCACGGGACCATCTCCGCGCATGGTTGCCGTTTGTTGACGGGACCAAATCGGTCGATGATACGCTGTCATTTATCAAGTCAGTACAAGAGCAGTACGGGCGCAACGACGGAATTCAGACAGGTATCTGGACGAAAGATGGACTACAAGGCATCATCGGATTTCACGCCGTGGATTGGGTTAACCGGAAGACGTCTCTCGGTTACTGGTTGTCGGCGGATGCCGTGGGAAACGGCTATATGACAGCGGCTTGTCGAGCACTGACAACATTTGCATTCGACTATTACCAGTTAAATCGCGTGGAAGTTCGGGCCGCCGAAGACAACCACGCG
This is a stretch of genomic DNA from Alicyclobacillus dauci. It encodes these proteins:
- the cobT gene encoding nicotinate-nucleotide--dimethylbenzimidazole phosphoribosyltransferase; this translates as MFGYSIRMPKPATPFKDSLNSAQNRLDNLTKPLGSLGHLEDLVAQIAGLQGKLIPELDSPYFLVFAADHGVATNHTLSRYGQEVTEEMTVNIAMKTSVSAVLARHYGVPLDVIDVGVIRQVRHPSVRVRKVARGTADFTAGPAMTLKQFECALRVGMEEADRVIDGGADCLILGEMGIGNTSSASALVAWLLDVPVTDVIGRGTGIDDETRARKRDTVSGVVQSWRERPDHDDLFAGFAYMGGFELVAMAGAMFAAAARRVPTVLDGLLTGVAALWADRVDPSIRPYLIAGHVSPEPAHRLVLDALQKTPLLDLSLRVGEGVGALYAWPIIQGALRVMAETATFADARVSNPHARSHENGREAPPSSEQDDRPTPEEIAPVPRDFTEEETRAVYKAILARRDIRVFLPDKLPEEVVTRILQAGHHGPSVGYMQPWNFIVIEDKQVLRRLQAAVEKERVRAGEPYPDEKRDYYLRLKVEGLVEAPMTICVTNDGTRGGPHVLGRNTIPETDLMSTSCAIQNMWLAARAEGIGMGWVSIYQKEDVREILQIPPHVDPVALLTLGYTPHFPDIPLLERVGWGARLDLQKLIYQDLWGNQREASQ
- a CDS encoding cob(I)yrinic acid a,c-diamide adenosyltransferase, coding for MRIYTRGGDQGKTTLIGGERRLKSDLRVEAYGTVDEAGAFLGFAASQLPAGADRDIQDVIAEIAQTLWDVGADLAAPESANFEYRTADESVTALEPLIDRYQAEADKLDKFVLRQGHPAAAALHVACTVVRRAERNVVRLREVEPVHEPALRYLNRLSDLLFVLARSVNVRYQRAEIDYENSPSVFRG
- a CDS encoding ABC transporter substrate-binding protein; the encoded protein is MKRSSQFATVLACALALSVLVTACGSPSSQNSAGNETNTTGQAAKATFPVTLTDDAGKQVTVKSMPQHIASGTEGTDEILVSLIPTSKISLVTNLSSDPTYSNVVNQVKGIPQMSNADAEKILSVHPDLVLLASYVKPGIVDQIRNSGVPVYEFNDFTSVDSIEKNIKVVGQLVGATDKANALVNNINSNIKQIQSAVSGDGSPSVLDYSSYGFAGGKNTTVNDIIQDAGGTNAAANLDGWQKISDEEIVKMNPDVIIDSEADKAFLTKLAQRPDLQSVTAIRKHQMYAIPDADLSSVSQYIVKGMVDLAKDIHPKSSIPNLQVMQ
- a CDS encoding FecCD family ABC transporter permease, which gives rise to MNRAKAKWTFVVLVALLLLGMILEISVGPMGIPVSQIIPDTVAYLNGQHSSNAIVVGAIRLPRCLLAVFVGAGLAMAGAVLQAVFKNPMSDPGVIGVSSGSALGAILVIHVGVAASTLWATPLSAFIFGVVVVLLIYRLSTVKGRTNLYALLLSGVAVGSFCSAIITAILSLSPLQTMQQMLFWLMGGLDGGNWNQVLVLVGLIVVSLVVFLAMAWSLDIMLTGEEHAEGVGVPVQRIKQLTLAICALIVAVCVSTTGVIAFVGLIVPHVLRHFVGSRHRLLIPAAALGGASLLTLSDLVAHMLFSPIELNVGIVTSCLGAPFFLYLLFQRQRAWQRS
- a CDS encoding ABC transporter ATP-binding protein, which translates into the protein MLSLKSITQSPILSAISADFEPGRMVGIIGPNGAGKSTLLRTIAGLLMPTAGEVWVDGQLITRMAPKKRARYVAYLPQSLAQDVPYSVREFVEMGRFSHRSAWSPTDAHDASAITLALRQMGLESLSDAPLSQVSGGEQQRTGIARCLAQESPVLLLDEPISNLDVFYQLDIMSKLASLARKGHLILVAIHHLEFALRFCNELLVMCQGEVYAQGSVKSTFTPQLIRDVFCVDATMYSDPIQHHPRLSMTLCPEKQEEILPATVTVR
- the cobU gene encoding bifunctional adenosylcobinamide kinase/adenosylcobinamide-phosphate guanylyltransferase encodes the protein MTVYFVTGGARSGKSHFAERLAASKGTAQRICFVATGVAMDDEMAARIERHRTTRDSRWATVETPHDVAGVVRQGLYDVYLIDCLSLLLNNWMYDLHCTEEMYRERVSELINVLDASSAECIVVSNEIGLGLIPADAESRRYRDWLGWFNQAMARIAERVYFVASGIAVDLKAIPGAVRVDEL
- a CDS encoding adenosylcobinamide-GDP ribazoletransferase, whose amino-acid sequence is MLINMIKGKKDVRTPMRGIWRAFVLSWQFFTIIPAPHIASPSEREMRRSAYFLPVIGLILGGILVGSRDLFSYVVPVGAATFLAITLYILCTGALHIDGLMDTADAIGSRKPRDEALSIMKDSRVGAMGAIAAVLLVAGKWIAIASLGSSTYPLIFVPMFSRLAMLWSMMLVPAAKPSGLGAMFALRVRPLYVVAVSAFCLALTLLFVPFFSVIVLFVVFFAPVFAFSYAMAHRFGGMTGDTYGALAELTEWVLYFVALGLMTHPVFP
- a CDS encoding TIGR00266 family protein — protein: MEYRIHGSTMQTLEVIIAPGECVFSETGCLISMTPGTNMETHAPGGLGGMLRRAFSGNSIMLNYFRATHDTETVQFTTRMPGHILALPLHNYGRIITQRHAFLCAQESVEFGVEATLNVGRLLGGNGLVFTYLDGDGTGFISIDGEVIHHDLERGESLLVHPGHIAAFSATMDYKVQRMAGVQNMLFGGDGLYLVRLTGPGRLWLHSLTIHNLAHVLQEYTRTGRD
- a CDS encoding GNAT family N-acetyltransferase; translation: MFLLTDRDDVWLKLIDPSDAQAIFSCIDRSRDHLRAWLPFVDGTKSVDDTLSFIKSVQEQYGRNDGIQTGIWTKDGLQGIIGFHAVDWVNRKTSLGYWLSADAVGNGYMTAACRALTTFAFDYYQLNRVEVRAAEDNHASRAIPQRLGFREEGILHEVEWLYDHFVDHVVYAMMAGDWAPERRQGSTVVANR